The DNA region CCTGGCGGCCAACGCGTTCTACCGGCGCGTCGTCAGCGGCGGCCAGGAGAGCTTCGTGATCGTGACGCCGCCGGCCGGCGTGGTCTTCGTCGCGGCGCTCCCGGCCGACTTCGAGGTCGCGCAGCTGAACACGATGTACTTCGTCGCACAGGGGCAGTACTACGTGCCCTACCTGTCTGCCGACGGCAAGGAGCTGTACGTCATGGTGGATCGGCCGCCGCAGCCGCCGGCGCAGGGCGTTGCACCCGCCGCTGCGCCTGCCGTGGCCGGGACCTCGGGCTCGTCGGCCGACGCCGCCCCGCCGGTGCGCACCGTGGCGGAGACGTTCACGGTGGCCTCGGGCACGCTCCTGGTCGTGCGACTCGCCACCGACGTCAGCTCCGACACGGCCGCGGTCGGCAACCGTTTCCAGGGCTTCCTCGACCAGGACCTGTTCTCCGGGGGGCGGCTGGTCGCGCCGGCCGGGGCGAAGGTCTACGGCATCGTCAGCGCGGCCGAGTCGGCCAACAAGATGAAGGGCACTGCATCGCTGGCCGTGACGCTCACCGACATGCAGGTCGGCGGGAGCATCGTGTCCATCAAGACGGAGGCACTCAGCGTCAAGGGTGGCTCCGGCACGGGGACGCGAAAGCTCGTGGGCGGCGCCCTGATCGGCACGGCCATCGGCGCCATCGCCGACGGTGGGGAGGGCGCGGCCTGGGGGGCGGCAATCGGCGCCGGGGTCGGTGGCGCGGCGGCCGCCGCGGGGTCGGTGAAGGCGGCCGTGATCCCCGCACAGACACCGCAGGCCTTCACGCTGGCAGTGCCGTTCCAGGTGGAGATCCTGACGAACGTGGCGGTGCGGTGAGGCGGGACATGCAGCCAATCCATGGAGGACGGCCAATGAGGCACTGGGTGCGGGGAATGGTGATGGTCGGACTGGTGCTCGGTGGACTCGCGCAGACCACCGACGCGCAGGATCTGAAGGCGAAGCTGGCGGCCGTCAAGCAGGCCGCGGCAGCCAACCAGCAGGAGTTGCGGACGTACACGTGGCTCGAGAAGACGGAGTTGAGCCTCAAGGGTGAGGTCAAGGCGACCAAGGTCGACTCGTGCCGTTACGGCCCCGATGGCAAGGTGGTGAGGACGCCAGTCGTCACGCCGCCGCCTGCCGAGAAGAAGCGGGGATTGAGGGGCAGGGTGGTCGCCAAGAAGACCGGGGAGATGAAGGAGGAGTTGCAGGCGACCGCCGCGCTCATCCACGAATACGTCCCGCCCGCGCCCGACAGGATACAGGTGGTGATGAATGCCGGAACCGCGTCTGTCGGCCAGGCGGGTCCGGAGCGCCTGGCCTTCACCTTCCCCGGATACGCGAAGCAGGGCGACGCATTGAAGATCACGTTCGACAAGGCGATCACGGCGCTGCAGCAGATCGACGTCACCACCTGGCTGGACAAGCCGGAGGACGTCGTGACGCTGCACGTCACGATGCAGGCCCTGCCCGGTGGCCCCAGGTTCCCGGGCACGGTCTTGCTGACCATCGCATCGAGCCAACTGCAGGTGAAGATCACCAAGTCCAACTACCAGAAGCTCGCGATGTAGCCAGGAGCACCGCCACCGGTCCATTCCGCCGAAGCCTCGAGACCGATGTCTTCTGTCCCTGTCGCCTGCCGAAGCGACGCGCGGAGACGCCAACCGCGAACCATCCGGCTTGCGGTGGCGGTCTGCTGCGTGCTCGCGACCGCCGCGCCCGCGGCCGTCGCGCAGACGAACCTCCAGCTCTGGGGCAACGTGACCCTCGACTGGGCGAGGAGCGAGCGCCTGGTGTACGAACTCGACTTCGAGCCCAAGGTGCTGCTGGCGGCCCCGGAGGGCGAGCCGGGCTGGCGCAACCTGGATGTGACGCCGAACGTCGAGTATGCCGCGAAGCGCTGGCTCGATCTGGTGGCCGAGACGACGGTCGGCTTCACCAGGCAGACCGACAACGTGGACTCCTTCGAGCTGTCGCCGCGCGTCGGGCTCCGCTTCCACGTCTTCTCCCGCCGCGTGCCGACCACCGGCGGCGTGTTCGGCGTCCGCGAACTGCCGCCGACGCGGCGGATCGTGGTGCGCGACCTGGTGCGCTTCGAATCGCGCAACTTCATCTACACGGGCGACACCAGCGAACCGAACTCGTTCACCACTCGCTTTCGCAATCGCCTCGAGTTCCTCGTGCCGTTGAACAAGCAGGAAGTGACAAACGATGGCGCTCGGTACCTGCTCGCCGACTGGGAGTGGTTCGTGCCGCTCGGTCAGCCGGCCGAGCGGTTCGCCAACAAGCAGCGGATCCGGACCGGGCTCGGGTTCCGCCGCAGCTTCTCCTGGCGGCTCGAGCTCCTCTACATGTGGACCCGGTCGCGCGACACGGTGCAGGAGGGGTTCACGACCAACGACAACAGCATCAACGTCCGGCTGAAGCGGGTGTTCTGACATGAAGGGTCTAATGGCCCAGGCATCCAACCTGCGGCCGGAGAATTGGAGACGTAGCATGAAACGAGTCATCGTCATCGGGATCGCGCTGCTTGCCGTCGCGTGCGGCCAGCAACAGGCACCGTCGCCGGCTGCGGAGCAGGCGGCCGCCCCGAAGGCCGAACAGCTCGGAGGTCAGCCGACCGGCGCCGGGACCACGCTCAATGCCGACGCCGGCGAGATCGAGCCCGCCGACCCGGCGAAGTTCCACAAGGAGCCCGGCTACTCCCCCTATGCGGGCCGCCGCTACCCGGAGCGCGCCTACTTCGGCGACGAGCACGTCCACACGGCCTGGTCGGTGGATGCCGGGGGCTTCGGCACGACGCTCGGGCCCGAGGAGGCCACTCGCTTCGCGCGCGGTGAGGAAGTGACCGCGACGAGCGGGCAGCCCGTCAAGCTCGGCACGCCCCTCGACTGGGTGGCGATTACCGACCACTCCGACGGGATGGGCGTGATCACCGAGATCAAGGCGGGCAACCCGGAGTTGATGAAGGACCCGACGCTCAAGAAGTGGCACGACATGTTCGCGGCGGGGCCGGCCCAGGCAAGGGCGGCCGTCATGGAGCTCATCCAGGCACAGGCGACCAAGAAGCTGCCGGGCGCGATGACCGATCCCAGGTTCGCGATGTCGCTCTGGACCAGGAACAACGTGATCGCGGAGAAGTACAACGAGCCCGGACGCTTCACCACCCTGATCGGCTACGAGTGGACGTCCAATGCCGGGGGCGGCGACAACCTGCACCGCAACGTCATCTACCGCGACGGCAAGGCCCGGGCCGACATGGTGGTGCCCTACACCACGTTCCAGAGCGAGAACCCGGAAGACCTCTGGAAGTGGATGACCGCGTGGGAACAGAAGACGGGCGGCAAGCTGCTCGCCATCCCGCACAACGGCAACCTCTCGAACGGTCGCATGTTCGCGCTGTCCACCTTCGCGGGCAACCCGATGTCGAAGGAGTACGCCATGGAGCGGCAGAGGTGGGAGCCGCTGTTCGAAGTCATCCAGATGAAGGGCCAGAGCGAGGCACATCCCTCGATTGCCACCACTGACGAGTTCGTCCAGAACTACGAGTTGTGGGATCGCGGCAACCTGACGATGACGCCGAAGAAGCCGGGCGACATGAAGTACGAGTACGTGCGCGACGCGCTGAAGAACGGCCTGAAGTTCCAGCGGGATCTGGGCGCCAATCCGTTCAAGTACGGAAGCGCCGCCGGCACCGACACCCACAACGCGCTGGTCGCCGCCGAAGAGGACAACTTCTTTGCCAAGTTCCCTGCCTCGGAACCGCGCGCCGACCGCTGGAGCGAGAACGCCGTGAAGATGGGAGACCGGGTCGTCAAGGGCTGGGAGATGACGGCGGCCGGCTACACGGCCGTCTGGGCCACGGGCAACACGCGCGAGGAGTTGTTCGACGCGATGATGCGGCGCGAGACCTACGGCACGAGCGGGCCGCGGATGACCGTGCGCTTCTTCGGCGGCTACGACTTCACGAAGGCCGACGTCTCGCGGACGCCCGCGGCCGTCGGATACGACAAGGGCGTGCCGATGGGCGCCGACCTTCCAGCGGCTCCGGCCGGCAAGGCCCCGACGTTCCTGGTGGCCGCGCTCAAGGATCCGAAGAGTGGCAACCTCGATCGCATCCAGGTCATCAAGGGATGGCTCGACAAGTCTGGGACGCCGCAGGAGAAGATCTACGACGTGGTCTGGGGCGACGCCGACCGGCGCAAGGTCGTCAACGGCAAGCTGACGCCCGTCGGCAACACCGTGGACGTCGCGCGCGCCACGTGGACGAACACGATCGGCGACCCCGAGCTGATCACCGTGTGGACCGACCCCGACTTCGATCCGGCCTCGCCCGCGTTCTACTACGTTCGGGTGCTCGAGATCCCGACGCCGCGGTGGACCGCGTACGACGCGGCCTACTTCAAGATCAAGATGGACCCCAACGTCCCGATGATCACGCAGGAGCGCGCCATCACGTCTCCGATCTGGTACACCCCGCGATGATCCACCGCGCCTGGCTCGGGCGCCTGTGGCGGGAACCCCTCGCGCAGTTCCTGGCCATCGGCGCCCTGCTCTTTCTCGTCTTCTCGTGGCGCGGCGGGCCCTCCGGCTCGTCGCGCATCGTGATCACCCCCGGGCAGCTCGACACGATGGCCGCGACGTTCGAACGGACGTGGCAGCGGCCACCCAGCGAGCGCGAACTGAAGGGGCTGGTGGACGACTACGTCCGCGAGGAGATTGCGACGCGGGAAGCGATGGCGATGGGGCTGGATCGCGACGACATCGCGATCCGGCGCCGTCTCCGCCTGAAGTACGAGTTCGTGGCCGCGGAGGCGAGCGACTCGGCGCCGCCGTCCGACGCCGAGCTCGAGGCGTGGCTCCGGACCCACGCCGACGCGTTCCGGGTGGACGCCGAGATCAGTTTCCGCCAGGTGTTCATCAACGCCGACCGCCGCGGCCCGACGGCCGACAAGGACGCACGGGCGATCCTGGCGCAGTTGGCCGCGGCGGGCCCTTCGGCGCCGCTCGACGGCATCGGCGACACCTTCATGCTGCCCCAGGAGATGGAACGGGCGTCGCGCACCGACATCGCGCGTCAGTACGGCAGCGGCTTTGCACAGGACCTCGTGAAGGTCGAGCCCGGGCGATGGGCAGGTCCCCTGCAGTCCGGCCTCGGGATGCACGTGGTCCTGGTCCGCGAACGCCGGGAGGGGCGGCTGCCCGCTCTCGCCGAGGTGCGCGCGCAGGTGGAGCGCGAGTTCCTGGCCGACCGGCGCCGTCGCGAACTGGACGCGTTGTACGAACAGCTGTTGTCCCGCTACACGGTGACGATGGACCCGCTGCAGCCGGCAAGCGCGGCCGCGGCGACGCCCGATGCGGCGCAGGCCCCGGCGCGGGGGAGCGGCAGGTGATGATGCACCGGCGCGTTGTCGTTGGCCTCCTGTCGATCCTCGCCCTCCTGCTGGTGGCCGGCGCGACCGTGCGGGCGCACGAACTGCGTCCCGGCTTCCTCGAACTGCGGGAAACGGCGCCCGGCGTGTACAGGCTTCTCTGGAAGAGTCCGGCTGGGGGCGAGTCGCCAATCCACGTGGTGCCGATCCTGCCGAGGGACTGCCGCCTCATCACAGGCGGCCAGCAGCAGCTGACGCCCGGCGCGCCGGTGGTGCGGGGGACGCTCGAATGCCCGGGCAGCATCCAGGGCCGGACGATCGAGATCGACGGTCTCGCCTCGACGACGGTCGACGTGCTCGTCCGCGTACACCACGCTGGCGGCCGGCTGGAAAGCCACGTGCTCAAGCCGATCGATCCCCAGGTCACGCTGGGTGCGGCGACCACGGGTTGGCAGCGGGCGCTCGGCTACCTGCGGCTCGGCATCGAGCACATCCTGCTCGGCGTCGACCACCTGCTGTTCGTGCTCGGCCTGCTGCTCATCGTCGGGGGCCGGTGGATGCTCTTCAAGACGATCTCGTCGTTCACGGTGGCCCACAGCATCACGCTCGCGATTGCGACGCTGGGGTATGCCAGCGCGCCGCTGTTGCCGCTCAACGCGGCGATCGCGCTGAGCATCCTGTTCCTCGGTCCGGAGATCGTGCGCAAGAGGCAGGGCGGGACGAGCCTGACCATCGCGCAGCCCTGGCTCGTCGCGTTCGCCTTCGGCCTGCTGCACGGGTTCGGCTTCGCCAGCGGCCTGACGACGATGGGGCTGCCACAGGCGGAGATCCCGATGGCCCTCCTGCTGTTCAACGTCGGAGTGGAGATCGGCCAGGTGGGGTTCGTCGGCCTGATCCTCGCGCTCGAGCGCTCGTTCCGCACGCTGGAGATCCGATGGCCGCGGTTTGCCGAGGCACTTCCCGCCTATGTCGTCGGCTCGCTCGGCGCCTACTGGACGATTCAACGGACCGTCGTCCTTCTCGGAGCGCTGCGATGAGTGCGCGAGATTGGCGGGGCAGCCTCCCCCGTGATGTCCTCATCGCGACGGTGTTCGTCCTCGCCGTCGCGAGTACGGCGATGGCGCACCCCCAGCAGGGCCAGGCGCAGGGCTTCCTGACCGGCGTGCGTCACCCGGTCGCCGGCCTCGATCACGTGCTCGCGATGATCTGTGTCGGGGTGTGGGGCGCGCAGCTCGGGCAACCGGCAATCTGGCTGCTGCCGGTGACGTTTCCGATGGTCATGGCGTTGGGCGGCTTCCTCGGCCTGGTCGGCATCCCGCTGCCGGGCGTGGAGGTGGCCGTGTCGCTGTCGGCCGTCCTCCTGGGCGTGATGGTGGCGCGCGCGGCAAGGCCCCCTCTGGCGGTCGCGGCCGTCCTCGTCGGCGTCTTCGCGATCTTCCACGGCCACGCGCACGGCACGGAGCTCCCGGCCGGCCAGAGCGGATTGGCGTACAGCATCGGCTTCGTGACGGCGACGGGCTGTCTCCACGGGGTCGGCATCGCCATCGGCGAGGTGAACCGTTGGCCGGCGGGTCGGGTGCTGCTCCGCGCGGCGGGCGTGGCGGTGGCGCTCGCGGGGGCGGCCCTCACGTGGAGCGCGCTGTGAAGGGCTCCACACCGGTCGCCCGGCGTCTCGCGGTGTGCGGTCTGGCCACGGTGTGCGGCGTGCTGGTCCCCGGCCGGGCGGAGGCCCACCTGGTCACCACCGGCCTCGGACCGGTCTATGACGGCATCTCCCATGTCCTGATGAGCCCCGACGACCTGGTGCCCATCCTGGCGATGTCGTTGCTGGCCGGGCTGAACGGCGTGCGCGCCAGCCGCATGACGCTGTTCTCGTTGACCCTCGCCTGGCTGGCAGCAGGTGCGGCAGGGTTCTTCTTCGGCCACACGGTGCTGCCCCTGGCAGTGACCAGCGCCTCCTTCCTGATCGTGGGCGGCTTGACGGCCGCGGATCGACGGCTGGCTCCAGCGGTCGTGACGGGCTTGGCCGTGGCGGTGGGCCTGCTCCACGGCTGGATGAACGGGGCCGCCATCGCCGAGACCGGCCGCTCGGCGCTCGGCCTGGTCGGCATCGCCGCCACGGTGTTCGTCTGCGTCTCGCTGGTGTCGGCGCTCGTGACCGTGCCGCGCGCGGCATGGTGGCGGATCGCCGTGCGGGTGGCCGGCAGCTGGGTTGCAGCCATCGGGCTGTTGATGATCGGATGGGCGGTGCGTGGGCGGTGACCGACGTCGCCAAGGCTTCTCACGAGTGGGGCTGGCGGCCACACGGCTCCGGCTCCAGACACGCGGCGCGTCGCGAATACGTGCGTAGCACGAACGAGGTGAATGACAGTGGAACGCAATCGACGTCCGGCACATGCCGCGACACTGCCCCGCGCGCTCGCTGCCACGGCGCTGCTCTTGATGCTGCCGTACGGCGTTGCCGCCCAGACTGGCGGGCAGGCTGCGGCGCCGCCCGCGACCGCGGCGCCGAGCGCCAGCGACCTGGCCAAGCAGACCCAGAACCCGATTGCCAGCCTGATCAGCGTCCCGATCCAGGGGAACTGGGACATGGGCGTCGGCGATCGCGGCGCGACGGGAACACTCGTGAACGTGCAGCCGGTGATGCCCTTCGCGATCAGCAAGAGCACGAACGTGATTCTCCGCGTGATCATGCCGTTGCTGTCGCAGCCCCTGGAATCGGGCGGTCCTCGCCTCAACGGCATGGGTGACGTCGTGCTCAGCACGTTCTTCTCCCCATCGGCGCCGAGCCGCGTGATCTGGGGCGTCGGCCCGGTCATGTTGCTGCCCACCGCCACCAATGGCGCGCTCGGCAGCGAGAAGTTCGGGATCGGCCCGACCGCCGTGGCGCTGGTGCAGCCCGGCAACTGGACGATCGGCATGCTGGCCAACCAGATCTGGTCGACCAGTGGCGCCGCCGATCGGAGTGACATCAACACGACGTACCTGCAGCCCTTCGTGAACTACAACCTGGGCAACGGCGTCGCGGTGGGGGTCAGCGCGGAGGCGACGGCCAACTGGAAAGCCGACGGCGACACGTGGAGCTCACCGCTGTTGTTCAGCCTGAGCAAGGTGACGTTGCTCGGCAAGCGGCCGGTGAATTTCAGCATGGCCGCCGGTCCCACGTTCGGTCCTGACGCCGGGCCGGACTGGCGATTCCGGTTCGCCGCGGTCCTGCTGTTCCCGCGGTGACACGCCAGCGGCGAGGCCAGCAAGCGCAGATCCCATCTTCCTGTCACGGGGAGGTGCAGCGATGTCGGTCAGCACGTACGTCAGAACGGCGCCGGCGATGAGAAGCGGCGCCTGCGCGCTGCTCGGCCTCCTGCTCTGCACGCCCTCGGCGCGGGCCCAGGATCTCGATCCGAGAGCCTATGCGAGGGCGCCCGTCGACGCGACGTTCCTCGTCACCGGCTTCTCCGTGTCGCACGGCGGTGTCGTGTCGGATGCATCGCTGCCCCTCACCGACATCGACGCGACGGTCGTGACGCCGTCGGTCGGCGTCGCTCGCTCGTTCGGCCTGTTCGGCCAGACCGCCCAGGCGTTCGTCGCCCTGCCCTACTCCTGGGCGCGAGTCTCGGGAAACCTGGCGGGAGAGGCGCGGCAGACCACGCGCAGCGGCCTCTCCGACATGCGCTTCAGGCTGTCGGTCCTGCTGCGTGGCGCCCCGGCCGCCTCGATGCAGCAGATCGCGACGGCGCCGCGACGAACGATCCTCGGGGCGAGCGTGACCGTCGTCGCGCCGACGGGCCAGTTCTTCCCCGAGAAGTTGATCAACCTCGGCACCAACCGCTGGACGGTCAAGCCGGAGTTCGCGGTGTCGCAGCCGTTGGGCAAGCGATGGCTGCTCGACACCTACGCCGCGCTCTGGATGTTCACGGCCAACGAGTCGTTCTATCCGGGCACGTCGGTGCGGACCCAGTCGCCCATCGCCGCATTCCAGGCGCACATCAGCTACAGCGTCCGTCCGTTGACGTGGGCGGCCTTCGACGCCACGTACTACGTGGGCGGCCGGACGACGATTCAGGGGGTCACCAACGATGATCGCCAGTCCAACTCGCGAATCGGCGCCACCCTGGCGCTGCCGGTCGGACGACGGCACTCGGTGAAACTGGCCGTGAGCCGTGGCGCGATCATCCGCTACGGGGCCGACTTCAGCACGATCTCGCTGGGGTGGCAGACGGCCTGGGCGCCGATGCCGAAACCGACCAGGTCGGCCACCGGCGTCTCGCACGGTGCCGGGAACGACACGCGATGGACCGTGAGATGAACGCGCTGACGCATGCCGCCCTGCGACGGACGCACGATGCCACTGCCCTGGGCAGGACACGGCGAGATGTCGCGCCCTGCGGAACCGTGTGGATGATGCCCTGAAGGTGTTGGAGGCGCCGCCCGGATTCGAACCGGGGATGGAGGTTTTGCAGACCTCTGCCTTACCACTTGGCTACGGCGCCAGCCTGAGGTGGGAGCGCTCGTTCAGGTGAGGCGGAGATTGGAGCGGGAAACGGGATTCGAACCCGCGACTTCGACCTTGGCAAGGTCGCACTCTACCACTGAGTTATTCCCGCTCATGCCGAGCGACTGCGACCACGAAGTGTAGCACATGGGGCAGCATCTGGCGCAACCCCCGGACCGCACTTTTTTGCGCCCCACCTCGACGCCTCCCGCCCCCGTCAGCGGGCCAGCTTCAGGCCGGCGACGCCGAGCAGGATGAGGCCCAGGCTCGCCAGGCGGAGCGGGGTCCGCGGCTCCCCCAGCAGCAGCATGCCCAGCAGGGCCGTCCCCGCCGCGCCGATGCCCGTCCACACCGCGTAGGCGGTCCCGATCGGCAGCGAACGCGCGGCCACGGCGAGACAGTACATGCTCGCGGCCAGCAGCGCGAGCGTCGCCAGCGACGGCCCCGGACGCGTCCAGCCATCGGTGTACTTCAGCCCGATCGCCCAGGCGATCTCGAACGACCCGGCGATGAGCAGCCAGCCCCAGGGAGTCATGCGGGGAGTATCACATCAACGGGAGTCGGGAGTCGGGAGTCGGGAGTCGGGAGTCGGGAGTCGGGAATCGGGAGTCGGGAGTCGGGAGTCGGGAATCGGGCACCGGTCGGCGGGCACCGGGCACCGGGGCTCGGGACACCGGGCGCCGGGCATCCACATCGCAGGGGCGGTGAACCTTCCGAAGGCCGTTCGAATGACGAAGGCCGCCAGGTGCCATCACCTGACGGCGTCGAAGGCGTTGCGGAAGACCTCCGCGCTCGGGTCGCCCTCGGGCGGCCAGTGCACGACGACGACGTCGAAGCGGCAGGGGACGGGGCCGAGGCGGGAGCGCGCGAGGAAGGCCTCGGCGACGCGCGTCAGCGTGCGCTGCTTGCGCCAGGTGATGGCCGCAGCTCCCCCACCGAACGTCTCGTCGCGCCGGGTCTTCACCTCGACGAACACCAGCGTGTCCTCGTCGCGGGCGATCAGGTCGATTTCGCCGAAGGGCGTGCGGAACCGCGAGGCCAGGATGGCGTAGCCGCGACGCCGCAGGGCCGCGCTCGCCACGGCCTCGCCGTCGACGCCGAGGGCCTGACGGGGATCAGGAGTGGAGGCCGGGCACGCCTGCGCGCGAAACATGCCCAGGATGAAGCAAGAGTTCTACCAGCGCGGACGCGCCGCGCCAGCACGCGGGCTGACGCGAGGCGTCCAAGGTGGTAGCACTTCCTGCGAAGTCCGCTGGCGCCAGGCGAGGCAGGAAGTGCCATGTCACCGATGACGGCCGGCCCGACTGCCCGCCCCCGACGGCCGAATGACGAAGGCCGCTCGGTGCCACCGCCCTACGCGTTCGGCGTCACCAGCTTCGGCGACACGATCCCTTCCATGTGCCGGAACATGCCGCGGAAGTACTTCAGCACGCGGACGCCGTCGGTGGTCGTCTCACCGAGCTCGGCAAAGCAGTAGCCCTCGAACTTCATCTCCTGCAGGTTGTTGATGAGCCGCTGCCAGGGGTAGTCCTCGACGTACAGGTCGCGCATGTGCACCTGGCCGATGCGCGACTTGAGCAGGGCGAAGTTCTTGTCGAAGCCGCCGTCCATCAGGTCGGTCGGGTTCGAGTTCCAGCAGATCCAGAACGCCGGGTGCCGGTCGGCGTAGGTGAGCATCTTCACGATGCGCGGGACGCGCTGCGTCTCGGCGCCATGCACCTCGAGTTGAATCCGGACACCGGCCTCCGACGCGGCCTGCGCGCACTCGCGGATCGACCGCCCGATCTGTTCGAGGGTCTTCTCCTCAGGCACGTCCTTCGGCAGGCCGTTGGGCCGCACCTTCACGCTCGGGCAGCCGAGGTCCTTGGCCAGCTGCACCCACTGCTTGGTTTCCTCGATGTTCT from Luteitalea sp. TBR-22 includes:
- a CDS encoding DUF2490 domain-containing protein → MAVCCVLATAAPAAVAQTNLQLWGNVTLDWARSERLVYELDFEPKVLLAAPEGEPGWRNLDVTPNVEYAAKRWLDLVAETTVGFTRQTDNVDSFELSPRVGLRFHVFSRRVPTTGGVFGVRELPPTRRIVVRDLVRFESRNFIYTGDTSEPNSFTTRFRNRLEFLVPLNKQEVTNDGARYLLADWEWFVPLGQPAERFANKQRIRTGLGFRRSFSWRLELLYMWTRSRDTVQEGFTTNDNSINVRLKRVF
- a CDS encoding DUF3604 domain-containing protein, producing the protein MKRVIVIGIALLAVACGQQQAPSPAAEQAAAPKAEQLGGQPTGAGTTLNADAGEIEPADPAKFHKEPGYSPYAGRRYPERAYFGDEHVHTAWSVDAGGFGTTLGPEEATRFARGEEVTATSGQPVKLGTPLDWVAITDHSDGMGVITEIKAGNPELMKDPTLKKWHDMFAAGPAQARAAVMELIQAQATKKLPGAMTDPRFAMSLWTRNNVIAEKYNEPGRFTTLIGYEWTSNAGGGDNLHRNVIYRDGKARADMVVPYTTFQSENPEDLWKWMTAWEQKTGGKLLAIPHNGNLSNGRMFALSTFAGNPMSKEYAMERQRWEPLFEVIQMKGQSEAHPSIATTDEFVQNYELWDRGNLTMTPKKPGDMKYEYVRDALKNGLKFQRDLGANPFKYGSAAGTDTHNALVAAEEDNFFAKFPASEPRADRWSENAVKMGDRVVKGWEMTAAGYTAVWATGNTREELFDAMMRRETYGTSGPRMTVRFFGGYDFTKADVSRTPAAVGYDKGVPMGADLPAAPAGKAPTFLVAALKDPKSGNLDRIQVIKGWLDKSGTPQEKIYDVVWGDADRRKVVNGKLTPVGNTVDVARATWTNTIGDPELITVWTDPDFDPASPAFYYVRVLEIPTPRWTAYDAAYFKIKMDPNVPMITQERAITSPIWYTPR
- a CDS encoding peptidyl-prolyl cis-trans isomerase; the protein is MIHRAWLGRLWREPLAQFLAIGALLFLVFSWRGGPSGSSRIVITPGQLDTMAATFERTWQRPPSERELKGLVDDYVREEIATREAMAMGLDRDDIAIRRRLRLKYEFVAAEASDSAPPSDAELEAWLRTHADAFRVDAEISFRQVFINADRRGPTADKDARAILAQLAAAGPSAPLDGIGDTFMLPQEMERASRTDIARQYGSGFAQDLVKVEPGRWAGPLQSGLGMHVVLVRERREGRLPALAEVRAQVEREFLADRRRRELDALYEQLLSRYTVTMDPLQPASAAAATPDAAQAPARGSGR
- a CDS encoding HupE/UreJ family protein; translation: MMHRRVVVGLLSILALLLVAGATVRAHELRPGFLELRETAPGVYRLLWKSPAGGESPIHVVPILPRDCRLITGGQQQLTPGAPVVRGTLECPGSIQGRTIEIDGLASTTVDVLVRVHHAGGRLESHVLKPIDPQVTLGAATTGWQRALGYLRLGIEHILLGVDHLLFVLGLLLIVGGRWMLFKTISSFTVAHSITLAIATLGYASAPLLPLNAAIALSILFLGPEIVRKRQGGTSLTIAQPWLVAFAFGLLHGFGFASGLTTMGLPQAEIPMALLLFNVGVEIGQVGFVGLILALERSFRTLEIRWPRFAEALPAYVVGSLGAYWTIQRTVVLLGALR
- a CDS encoding HupE/UreJ family protein yields the protein MSARDWRGSLPRDVLIATVFVLAVASTAMAHPQQGQAQGFLTGVRHPVAGLDHVLAMICVGVWGAQLGQPAIWLLPVTFPMVMALGGFLGLVGIPLPGVEVAVSLSAVLLGVMVARAARPPLAVAAVLVGVFAIFHGHAHGTELPAGQSGLAYSIGFVTATGCLHGVGIAIGEVNRWPAGRVLLRAAGVAVALAGAALTWSAL
- a CDS encoding HupE/UreJ family protein; its protein translation is MKGSTPVARRLAVCGLATVCGVLVPGRAEAHLVTTGLGPVYDGISHVLMSPDDLVPILAMSLLAGLNGVRASRMTLFSLTLAWLAAGAAGFFFGHTVLPLAVTSASFLIVGGLTAADRRLAPAVVTGLAVAVGLLHGWMNGAAIAETGRSALGLVGIAATVFVCVSLVSALVTVPRAAWWRIAVRVAGSWVAAIGLLMIGWAVRGR
- a CDS encoding transporter translates to MSVSTYVRTAPAMRSGACALLGLLLCTPSARAQDLDPRAYARAPVDATFLVTGFSVSHGGVVSDASLPLTDIDATVVTPSVGVARSFGLFGQTAQAFVALPYSWARVSGNLAGEARQTTRSGLSDMRFRLSVLLRGAPAASMQQIATAPRRTILGASVTVVAPTGQFFPEKLINLGTNRWTVKPEFAVSQPLGKRWLLDTYAALWMFTANESFYPGTSVRTQSPIAAFQAHISYSVRPLTWAAFDATYYVGGRTTIQGVTNDDRQSNSRIGATLALPVGRRHSVKLAVSRGAIIRYGADFSTISLGWQTAWAPMPKPTRSATGVSHGAGNDTRWTVR
- a CDS encoding multidrug efflux SMR transporter — encoded protein: MTPWGWLLIAGSFEIAWAIGLKYTDGWTRPGPSLATLALLAASMYCLAVAARSLPIGTAYAVWTGIGAAGTALLGMLLLGEPRTPLRLASLGLILLGVAGLKLAR
- a CDS encoding YraN family protein codes for the protein MFRAQACPASTPDPRQALGVDGEAVASAALRRRGYAILASRFRTPFGEIDLIARDEDTLVFVEVKTRRDETFGGGAAAITWRKQRTLTRVAEAFLARSRLGPVPCRFDVVVVHWPPEGDPSAEVFRNAFDAVR
- a CDS encoding sugar phosphate isomerase/epimerase, with the protein product MTDTRSGGAPSRRAFLAAGLVAPAAAALVPARAEAQAAPGGGRHVLKLGAVTYNVAKDWDVPTIIKNFTAAGLDGVELRTTHAHGVEITLSAAQRAEVRKQFEGSGIKIAGLGTTCEYHSPDPAVVRKNIEETKQWVQLAKDLGCPSVKVRPNGLPKDVPEEKTLEQIGRSIRECAQAASEAGVRIQLEVHGAETQRVPRIVKMLTYADRHPAFWICWNSNPTDLMDGGFDKNFALLKSRIGQVHMRDLYVEDYPWQRLINNLQEMKFEGYCFAELGETTTDGVRVLKYFRGMFRHMEGIVSPKLVTPNA